From the genome of Propionispora vibrioides, one region includes:
- a CDS encoding winged helix-turn-helix transcriptional regulator, which yields MKIREAYTCPLELTHDLTKGKWKPIILWLLGKEPSSLAGLEKNIQGINQKMLLEQLKELADIGMIDKKTFAGYPLKVEYFLLERGRRMLEAITIMQGIGVDLMRENGMEEDLRAQGFME from the coding sequence ATGAAGATTAGAGAAGCCTATACTTGTCCGTTGGAATTAACGCACGATCTGACCAAGGGGAAATGGAAACCGATCATCCTGTGGCTATTAGGCAAGGAACCGTCGTCCCTTGCCGGGCTTGAGAAAAACATACAGGGCATTAATCAGAAAATGCTGCTGGAACAATTAAAGGAACTTGCCGATATTGGGATGATTGATAAAAAGACCTTTGCCGGCTATCCGTTAAAGGTGGAATATTTTCTTCTGGAGCGGGGCCGGAGAATGCTGGAGGCTATTACCATCATGCAGGGCATCGGCGTCGATCTCATGAGGGAAAACGGCATGGAAGAGGACTTGCGGGCTCAGGGCTTTATGGAATAG